From one Cucurbita pepo subsp. pepo cultivar mu-cu-16 chromosome LG17, ASM280686v2, whole genome shotgun sequence genomic stretch:
- the LOC111778856 gene encoding ADP,ATP carrier protein 1, mitochondrial-like — translation MADQVQHPTIYQKVAGQLSLQSRVASGFRACDDGFRNPALYQRRASIRNYSNAAFQYPAVQSCVATTDLSRVATTASPIFVPAPAEKGNFMLDFLMGGVSAAVSKTAAAPIERVKLLIQNQDEMIKAGRLSEPYKGIGDCFKRTIQDEGFGSLWRGNTANVIRYFPTQALNFAFKDYFKRLFNFKKDKDGYWKWFAGNLASGGAAGASSLLFVYSLDYARTRLANDAKAAKKGGGGRQFNGLVDVYRKTLQSDGIAGLYRGFNISCVGIIVYRGLYFGMYDSLKPVLLTGKLQDSFFASFALGWLITNGAGLASYPIDTVRRRMMMTSGEAVKYKSSMDAFSQILKNEGAKSLFKGAGANILRAVAGAGVLAGYDKLQVIVFGKKYGSGGA, via the exons ATGGCTGATCAGGTTCAACATCCCACCATCTATCAGAAGGTTGCTGGTCAGCTCTCCCTTCAGTCGAGGGTTGCTTCGGGATTCCGTGCTTGTGATGATGGCTTCAGGAACCCTGCACTTTACCAGAGACGTGCATCAATTAGAAATTATTCAAATGCTGCTTTTCAATACCCTGCTGTGCAATCCTGCGTTGCTACAACTGATCTTTCTAGGGTTGCCACGACAGCCTCCCCCATTTTTGTTCCGGCCCCTGCTGAGAAAGGAAACTTTATGCTTGACTTTCTCATGGGCGGTGTCTCTGCCGCTGTATCCAAGACAGCCGCTGCCCCAATTGAACGTGTCAAGCTTTTGATCCAGAACCAGGACGAGATGATTAAAGCTGGACGTCTGTCTGAGCCATACAAGGGTATTGGTGATTGTTTCAAGCGTACAATCCAAGATGAGGGTTTTGGTTCATTGTGGAGAGGAAACACTGCCAATGTCATCCGTTATTTCCCCACTCAA GCATTGAACTTTGCTTTCAAGGATTACTTCAAGAGACTTTTCAACTTCAAGAAAGATAAGGATGGTTACTGGAAATGGTTTGCCGGTAACCTGGCATCAGGTGGTGCAGCTGGTGCTTCATCCCTTCTTTTCGTTTACTCTCTTGACTATGCTCGAACCCGATTGGCAAACGATGCCAAAGCTGCCAAGAAAGGTGGTGGTGGAAGGCAATTCAATGGACTGGTTGATGTTTACAGGAAGACATTGCAGTCCGATGGTATTGCTGGTCTTTACCGTGGATTTAACATTTCTTGTGTTGGTATCATCGTGTACCGTGGTTTATACTTCGGTATGTACGATTCTCTGAAGCCTGTTCTCTTGACCGGAAAGTTGCAG GATAGCTTCTTCGCTAGTTTCGCCCTCGGTTGGTTGATCACCAACGGTGCTGGCCTTGCATCCTACCCAATCGACACTGTCCGTAGAAGAATGATGATGACATCTGGTGAAGCCGTGAAGTACAAGAGCTCAATGGATGCCTTCTCTCAGATCCTGAAGAACGAAGGTGCCAAGTCTCTGTTCAAGGGTGCCGGAGCTAACATTCTCCGTGCCGTTGCTGGCGCTGGTGTGCTCGCCGGTTACGACAAGCTGCAGGTGATCGTGTTCGGAAAGAAATACGGATCGGGCGGTGCTTAA
- the LOC111778858 gene encoding ADP,ATP carrier protein 1, mitochondrial-like isoform X2 yields MADQVQHPTIYQKVAGQLSLQSRVASGFRACDDGFRNPALYQRRASIRNYSNAAFQYPAVQSCVATTDLSRVATTASPIFVAAPAEKGNFMLDFLMGGVSAAVSKTAAAPIERVKLLIQNQDEMIKAGRLSEPYKGIGDCFKRTIQDEGFGSLWRGNTANVIRYFPTQALNFAFKDYFKRLFNFKKDKDGYWKWFAGNLASGGAAGASSLLFVYSLDYARTRLANDAKAAKKGGGGRQFNGLVDVYRKTLQSDGIAGLYRGFNISCVGIIVYRGLYFGMYDSLKPVLLTGKLQDSFFASFALGWLITNGAGLASYPIDTVRRRMMMTSGEAVKYKSSMDAFSQILKNEGAKSLFKGAGANILRAVAGAGVLAGYDKLQVIVFGKKYGSGGA; encoded by the exons ATGGCTGATCAGGTTCAACATCCCACCATCTATCAGAAGGTTGCTGGTCAGCTCTCCCTTCAGTCGAGGGTTGCTTCGGGATTCCGTGCTTGTGATGATGGCTTCAGGAACCCTGCACTTTACCAGAGACGTGCATCAATTAGAAATTATTCAAATGCTGCTTTTCAATACCCTGCTGTGCAATCCTGCGTTGCTACAACTGATCTTTCTAGGGTTGCCACGACTGCCTCCCCCATTTTTGTTGCGGCCCCTGCTGAGAAAGGAAACTTTATGCTTGACTTTCTCATGGGTGGTGTCTCTGCCGCTGTATCCAAGACAGCCGCTGCCCCAATTGAACGTGTCAAGCTTTTGATTCAAAACCAGGACGAGATGATTAAAGCTGGACGTCTGTCTGAGCCATACAAGGGTATTGGTGATTGTTTCAAGCGTACAATCCAAGATGAGGGTTTTGGTTCATTGTGGAGAGGAAACACTGCCAATGTCATCCGTTATTTCCCCACTCAA GCATTGAACTTTGCTTTCAAGGATTACTTCAAGAGACTCTTCAACTTCAAGAAAGATAAGGATGGTTACTGGAAATGGTTTGCTGGTAACCTGGCATCAGGTGGTGCAGCTGGTGCTTCATCCCTCCTTTTCGTTTACTCTCTTGACTATGCTCGTACCCGATTGGCAAACGATGCCAAAGCTGCTAAGAAAGGTGGTGGTGGAAGGCAATTCAATGGACTGGTTGATGTTTACAGGAAGACATTGCAGTCCGATGGTATTGCTGGTCTTTACCGTGGATTTAACATTTCTTGTGTTGGTATCATCGTGTACCGTGGTTTATACTTCGGTATGTACGATTCTCTGAAGCCTGTTCTCTTGACCGGAAAGTTGCAG GATAGCTTCTTCGCTAGTTTCGCCCTCGGTTGGTTGATCACCAACGGTGCTGGCCTTGCATCCTACCCAATCGACACTGTCCGTAGAAGAATGATGATGACATCTGGTGAAGCCGTGAAGTACAAGAGCTCAATGGATGCCTTCTCTCAGATCTTGAAGAACGAAGGTGCCAAGTCTCTGTTCAAGGGTGCCGGAGCTAACATTCTCCGTGCCGTTGCTGGCGCTGGTGTGCTCGCCGGTTACGACAAGCTGCAGGTGATCGTGTTCGGAAAGAAATACGGATCAGGCGGTGCTTAG